From the genome of Streptomyces sp. NBC_01260, one region includes:
- a CDS encoding PPA1309 family protein: MLSMSNVSPSGPPMAASPLTVAVLEIDEYISGLGWDQPARLFALVDTARLRVQEPGLAAQLGLDGDGSKAAALTPIEQEELPAGTALDEFLATIAWPDAVVGCAMTVERLMLPPSAEASVPEGLDDTQLTKWVAKHPDRQEVRMTVAVLRDGARESAVRLREKDSPNDVLTGAGLVPGLAEALSATFES; this comes from the coding sequence ATGTTGTCCATGTCCAACGTTTCCCCCTCAGGCCCTCCGATGGCCGCGAGCCCGCTCACTGTCGCGGTGCTCGAAATCGACGAATACATCTCCGGTCTCGGCTGGGATCAGCCCGCCCGGCTCTTCGCCCTCGTCGACACCGCCCGGCTGCGGGTCCAGGAGCCGGGCCTCGCCGCCCAGCTCGGCCTCGACGGCGACGGCTCGAAGGCCGCCGCACTCACCCCTATTGAGCAGGAGGAGCTTCCCGCAGGTACCGCGCTGGACGAGTTCCTCGCCACGATCGCCTGGCCGGACGCGGTGGTCGGGTGCGCGATGACGGTGGAGCGGCTGATGCTGCCGCCGTCCGCCGAGGCCTCCGTCCCCGAAGGCCTCGACGACACCCAGCTGACCAAGTGGGTCGCCAAGCACCCCGACCGCCAGGAGGTGCGGATGACCGTGGCCGTCCTGCGCGACGGCGCTCGGGAGTCGGCCGTGCGTCTGCGGGAGAAGGACTCGCCGAACGACGTGCTGACCGGGGCCGGCCTGGTGCCGGGGCTGGCCGAGGCACTGTCCGCGACCTTCGAGTCCTGA
- a CDS encoding YlbL family protein gives MPRRTATMLASTLVLIALLCAGVLIKVPYAEMSPGPTVNTLGEVDGDPVLQITGRKTYKTSGHLNMTTVRVTGADYNMNLVEAVYGWLGHDSLVVPHDTLYPDGKTEQQSTQENAEEFSQSQESAKVAALTELGIPVSSRVVVSTVIKDSPSQGKLHAGDVIKAVDGTAVKQPEDVAKLVTRHKPGQDVTFTVIPAKTAAAAEKAGKEPEGTEKITLTTEKAPKENRAIVGIQAGTDHTFPFEINIKLADVGGPSAGLMFSLGIVDKLTPGQLTGGKFVAGTGTIDDKGKVGPIGGINMKLVGARNAGARYFLTPTDNCKSAASDTPDGLTLVRVKTIDDAKKSLEKIRSGDTAGLPSCSTG, from the coding sequence ATGCCACGCCGCACCGCGACGATGCTCGCCTCCACCCTGGTTCTGATCGCGCTGCTCTGCGCAGGTGTGCTGATCAAAGTGCCGTACGCGGAGATGTCCCCCGGGCCGACCGTGAACACGCTCGGCGAGGTCGACGGCGACCCGGTCCTGCAGATCACCGGGCGCAAGACGTACAAGACGTCCGGCCATCTCAACATGACGACGGTCAGGGTGACCGGCGCCGACTACAACATGAACCTCGTGGAGGCCGTCTACGGGTGGCTGGGGCACGACAGCCTCGTCGTACCGCACGACACGCTCTACCCGGACGGCAAGACCGAGCAGCAGTCGACGCAGGAGAACGCCGAGGAGTTCAGCCAGTCCCAGGAGAGCGCCAAGGTCGCGGCCCTCACCGAACTGGGCATTCCGGTGTCGTCACGGGTCGTGGTCTCCACGGTCATCAAGGACAGCCCCTCACAGGGCAAGCTGCACGCCGGCGACGTGATCAAGGCCGTCGACGGTACGGCGGTCAAGCAGCCCGAGGACGTCGCGAAGCTCGTCACCCGGCACAAGCCCGGCCAGGACGTCACCTTCACGGTCATCCCGGCCAAGACCGCGGCGGCGGCCGAGAAGGCCGGCAAGGAGCCCGAGGGCACCGAGAAGATCACCCTCACCACCGAGAAGGCCCCCAAGGAGAACCGCGCGATCGTCGGTATCCAGGCGGGGACGGACCACACCTTCCCGTTCGAGATCAACATCAAGCTCGCCGACGTGGGCGGCCCGAGCGCCGGTCTGATGTTCTCCCTCGGCATCGTCGACAAGCTCACCCCGGGACAGCTGACGGGCGGCAAGTTCGTCGCGGGCACCGGGACGATCGACGACAAGGGCAAGGTCGGCCCGATCGGCGGCATCAACATGAAGCTGGTCGGCGCGCGCAACGCCGGCGCGCGGTACTTCCTGACCCCGACCGACAACTGCAAGTCGGCCGCCTCCGACACCCCCGACGGCCTCACCCTGGTGCGGGTCAAGACGATCGACGACGCCAAGAAGTCGCTGGAGAAGATCCGCTCGGGGGACACGGCCGGCCTGCCGAGCTGCTCGACAGGCTGA
- a CDS encoding molybdenum cofactor biosynthesis protein MoaE, protein MASTHDHPGEQTAQDPIRLLEIRDTPLSVDEIFRAVGDDAAGGTALFVGTVRNHDGGQDVGALGYSCHPSARDEMRRVAEKVVAAFPVRALAAVHRVGELEVGDLAVVVAVSCPHRAEAFEACRKLIDDLKREVPIWKHQRFSDGTEEWVGAC, encoded by the coding sequence ATGGCATCCACGCACGACCACCCCGGCGAGCAGACGGCACAGGACCCCATCCGGCTGCTGGAGATCCGCGACACGCCGCTGTCGGTGGACGAGATCTTCCGTGCCGTCGGCGACGACGCCGCCGGCGGCACCGCACTCTTCGTCGGCACCGTGCGCAATCACGACGGCGGCCAGGACGTGGGGGCGCTCGGCTATTCGTGCCACCCCTCGGCGCGGGACGAGATGCGCCGGGTGGCGGAGAAGGTCGTCGCCGCCTTCCCGGTCCGGGCGCTGGCCGCTGTCCACCGAGTGGGTGAACTGGAGGTGGGCGACCTCGCCGTGGTCGTGGCGGTATCCTGCCCGCACCGCGCAGAGGCCTTCGAGGCCTGCCGCAAGCTCATCGACGACCTCAAGCGCGAGGTTCCGATCTGGAAGCACCAGCGCTTTTCGGACGGCACGGAGGAGTGGGTCGGCGCCTGCTGA
- a CDS encoding SDR family oxidoreductase codes for MSSPDPQVRAARNLADPLPENKTVPSRSRSRGPVVAVTGAATGVGELLAARLAASEEIKQVIAIDERRGEVSEATWHVLDVRDPAIAEKLRGADVVVHLALDLDLETDPAARTAYNVRGTQTVLTAAAAVGVHRVVLCTSAMVYGALPDNDIPLAEDAELRATAEATGVGDLLEIERLGRRAPRAHPGLHVTVVRPTVLVGGTDTALTRYFESPRLLVVAGSRPTWQFCHVDDLVTALEYAALEKIDGEFAVGCDGWLEQEEVEEISGVRRMELPSAVALGAAARLHRIGLTPSPAGDLAYTMHPWVVSVSRLHDAGWRPSWTNEEVLAALLEEVEGRHTVAGRRLGRKDATAAGAAGATVALLGTAALVRRARKARRRI; via the coding sequence GTGAGTTCCCCAGATCCTCAGGTTCGCGCAGCGCGAAACCTGGCCGACCCTCTGCCCGAGAACAAGACTGTCCCGAGCCGCTCCAGAAGCCGTGGCCCCGTCGTGGCCGTCACCGGAGCCGCGACGGGTGTGGGCGAGCTGCTCGCGGCCCGGCTCGCGGCCTCCGAGGAGATCAAGCAGGTCATCGCCATCGACGAACGCCGCGGGGAGGTCTCCGAGGCGACCTGGCACGTCCTCGACGTCCGTGACCCGGCCATCGCGGAGAAGCTGCGAGGCGCGGACGTCGTGGTGCACCTGGCGCTCGATCTCGACCTGGAGACCGATCCCGCCGCCCGCACCGCCTACAACGTGCGCGGCACCCAGACCGTGCTGACCGCCGCAGCGGCCGTCGGCGTCCACCGGGTCGTGCTGTGCACCTCCGCGATGGTCTACGGCGCACTGCCCGACAACGACATCCCGCTGGCCGAGGACGCCGAACTGCGGGCCACCGCGGAGGCGACCGGCGTCGGCGACCTGCTGGAGATCGAACGGCTCGGCCGCCGCGCACCCCGCGCCCACCCCGGACTCCACGTCACCGTGGTCCGTCCCACGGTGCTCGTCGGCGGCACCGACACGGCACTGACCCGTTACTTCGAGTCACCGCGCCTCCTCGTTGTCGCCGGATCGCGTCCCACCTGGCAGTTCTGCCATGTCGACGACCTGGTCACGGCGCTGGAGTACGCGGCGCTGGAGAAGATCGACGGAGAGTTCGCGGTCGGCTGCGACGGCTGGCTCGAACAGGAGGAGGTCGAGGAGATCAGCGGCGTCCGCCGGATGGAGCTGCCCTCCGCCGTCGCGCTCGGCGCCGCCGCCCGGCTGCACCGGATCGGCCTCACCCCGTCCCCGGCGGGCGATCTGGCGTACACGATGCACCCCTGGGTGGTGAGTGTGAGCCGGCTGCACGACGCGGGCTGGCGCCCGAGCTGGACCAACGAGGAGGTGCTCGCCGCGCTCCTCGAAGAGGTGGAGGGACGGCACACCGTCGCCGGCCGCCGGCTCGGCCGCAAGGACGCCACCGCGGCCGGTGCCGCCGGTGCGACCGTGGCCCTGCTCGGTACTGCTGCCCTGGTGCGACGCGCCCGCAAGGCGCGCCGCCGTATCTAG
- a CDS encoding zinc-dependent metalloprotease: MSDTPFGFGLPPEEPDDGDHGKKKDPTGGGQGSGGPANPLGFGPGAGGDNPFAAMFGSMNPNDLGAAFQQLGQMLSYEGGPVNWDMAKQIARQTVSQGNADGTKDASVGPSERAAVDEALRLADIWLDGATSLPSGSVSTVAWSRAEWVEASLPAWQKLVDPVAERVGLAMGDVLPEEMQAMAGPLIGMMRSMGGAMFGQQIGQAVGVLAGEVVGSTDIGLPLGPAGKAALLPLNVERFGKDLSVPQDEVRLYLALREAAHQRLFAHVPWLRSHLFGAVEGYARGIKVDTSKLEDVVGQFDPSQPEQLQEALQQGMFQPEDTPEQKAALARLETALALVEGWVDAVVHEASKSRLTSADALRETMRRRRASGGPAEQTFATLIGLQLRPRRLRDASRLWASLTDARGLDGRDALWEHPDMLPTAHDLDDPDGFVHHEQLDFSELDKMLGEAANGPQKPAAGTDGKAGPGPDEADDKGSNGADGADGDSKDDTDK; this comes from the coding sequence GTGAGTGACACCCCATTCGGATTCGGCCTTCCGCCGGAGGAGCCGGACGACGGCGACCATGGCAAGAAGAAGGACCCCACCGGAGGTGGGCAGGGTTCGGGCGGTCCGGCGAACCCGCTCGGCTTCGGCCCCGGTGCGGGCGGTGACAACCCGTTCGCCGCGATGTTCGGTTCGATGAACCCGAACGACCTGGGTGCCGCCTTCCAGCAGCTCGGCCAGATGCTGAGCTACGAGGGCGGTCCCGTGAACTGGGACATGGCCAAGCAGATCGCCCGCCAGACCGTCTCGCAGGGCAATGCGGACGGCACCAAGGACGCGAGCGTCGGTCCGTCCGAGCGAGCCGCGGTCGACGAGGCGCTGCGGCTGGCGGACATCTGGCTGGACGGCGCGACGTCGCTGCCGTCCGGTTCGGTCTCGACCGTGGCCTGGAGCCGTGCGGAGTGGGTCGAGGCGTCCCTCCCCGCGTGGCAGAAGCTGGTCGACCCGGTGGCCGAGCGTGTCGGCCTCGCCATGGGCGATGTGCTGCCCGAGGAGATGCAGGCGATGGCCGGCCCGCTGATCGGCATGATGCGGTCGATGGGCGGCGCGATGTTCGGCCAGCAGATCGGGCAGGCCGTCGGTGTGCTGGCGGGCGAGGTCGTCGGCTCGACCGATATCGGGCTGCCGCTGGGCCCGGCCGGCAAGGCCGCGCTGCTTCCGCTGAACGTCGAGCGGTTCGGCAAGGACCTGAGCGTGCCGCAGGACGAGGTGCGGCTGTACCTGGCGCTGCGCGAGGCCGCTCACCAGCGGCTCTTCGCCCACGTGCCGTGGCTGCGCTCGCATCTGTTCGGTGCCGTGGAGGGCTATGCGCGCGGCATCAAGGTCGACACCAGCAAGCTGGAGGACGTGGTCGGCCAGTTCGACCCGTCGCAGCCCGAGCAGCTGCAGGAAGCTCTTCAGCAGGGCATGTTCCAGCCGGAGGACACCCCGGAGCAGAAAGCCGCCCTGGCCCGGCTGGAGACGGCGCTCGCGCTGGTCGAGGGCTGGGTGGACGCCGTGGTGCACGAGGCCTCGAAGTCCCGGCTGACCTCGGCGGACGCGCTCCGCGAGACGATGCGCAGGCGCCGCGCGTCCGGCGGTCCCGCCGAGCAGACGTTCGCCACGCTGATCGGTCTCCAGCTGCGTCCGCGGCGGCTGCGTGACGCCTCGCGGCTGTGGGCCTCGCTCACGGACGCACGGGGTCTCGACGGACGCGACGCGCTGTGGGAGCACCCCGACATGCTCCCGACCGCCCACGACCTGGACGACCCGGACGGGTTCGTGCACCACGAGCAGCTGGACTTCTCCGAGCTGGACAAGATGCTCGGCGAGGCCGCGAACGGGCCGCAGAAGCCCGCGGCCGGCACCGACGGCAAGGCCGGGCCCGGCCCGGACGAAGCCGACGACAAGGGCAGCAACGGTGCGGACGGCGCCGACGGCGACAGCAAGGACGACACCGACAAGTGA
- a CDS encoding NUDIX hydrolase, which yields MSLHDDAVLVLKSYGSGAGDAQEELRRAYLDHLALHPDGMWKACGTGHLTASALVVDPERGKVLLTLHRKLRMWLQMGGHCEPGDATLAGAALREAAEESGIAGLTLLASGPVTLDRHLIPAPCNWHLDVQYAALAPSGSTERISDESLDLRWFTYDEVAGVADSSVVRLVERTRAALDGVR from the coding sequence GTGAGCCTGCACGACGACGCCGTTCTCGTACTGAAGAGCTACGGGAGCGGTGCGGGCGACGCCCAGGAAGAGTTGCGCCGGGCCTATCTGGACCATCTGGCGCTGCATCCCGACGGTATGTGGAAGGCCTGCGGGACCGGGCACCTGACAGCCAGCGCGCTGGTCGTGGACCCGGAGCGCGGCAAGGTGCTGCTCACGCTGCACCGGAAGCTGCGGATGTGGCTGCAGATGGGCGGTCACTGCGAGCCCGGGGACGCCACGCTGGCCGGGGCGGCGCTGCGCGAGGCCGCGGAGGAGTCCGGCATCGCCGGTCTGACGCTGCTGGCGAGCGGCCCGGTCACCCTGGACCGCCACCTGATCCCGGCGCCCTGCAACTGGCATCTGGACGTCCAGTACGCGGCACTGGCACCGTCGGGTTCGACGGAGCGGATCAGTGACGAATCGCTGGACCTGCGCTGGTTCACCTACGACGAGGTCGCCGGGGTCGCCGACTCCTCGGTGGTGCGTCTGGTGGAACGTACGCGGGCGGCACTGGACGGCGTCCGGTAA
- a CDS encoding AIM24 family protein: MQSSLFSYTEQQSQDRYAVQNPQLLRVSLTGHDDVLARKGAMVAYQGLMEFDGEYQSHGQRRARASTGEGLDLMRCSGQGTVYLANLAQYVHVVDVDRDGMTVDSAYVLALDSSLHTEVIAVDSQYGISGTGKYQLNISGSGKVALMTSGQPLMMQVTPDKYVNADADAVVAWSSSLRVQMQAQTHSSGVMRRRGNTGEGWELSFLGQGFALVQPSEVLPPQGAQIGQGMAAQFGMGQQGVHAQNQNNAWN; this comes from the coding sequence ATGCAGAGTTCGCTTTTCAGCTACACGGAACAGCAGTCCCAGGACCGGTACGCGGTTCAGAACCCGCAGCTCCTGCGGGTCTCGCTGACCGGCCACGACGACGTCCTCGCCCGCAAGGGGGCCATGGTCGCGTACCAGGGGCTGATGGAGTTCGACGGCGAGTACCAGTCGCACGGACAGCGCCGGGCCCGCGCGAGCACCGGTGAGGGCCTCGACCTGATGCGCTGCTCCGGGCAGGGCACCGTCTATCTCGCCAACCTGGCGCAGTACGTCCACGTGGTGGATGTCGACCGCGACGGCATGACGGTGGACAGCGCCTATGTCCTGGCGCTCGACTCGTCGCTCCACACCGAGGTCATCGCGGTGGACAGCCAGTACGGCATCTCGGGTACCGGCAAGTACCAGCTCAACATCTCCGGCAGCGGCAAGGTCGCTCTGATGACTTCCGGCCAGCCGCTGATGATGCAGGTCACGCCCGACAAATACGTCAACGCCGACGCGGACGCCGTCGTCGCCTGGTCCAGCTCCCTGCGCGTGCAGATGCAGGCCCAGACGCACTCCTCGGGTGTCATGCGCCGACGCGGCAACACCGGCGAGGGCTGGGAGCTCAGCTTCCTCGGGCAGGGCTTCGCCCTGGTCCAGCCGAGCGAGGTGCTGCCGCCGCAGGGCGCCCAGATCGGCCAGGGGATGGCTGCCCAGTTCGGCATGGGCCAGCAGGGGGTTCACGCCCAGAACCAGAACAACGCCTGGAACTGA
- a CDS encoding AIM24 family protein — MNQQLAGYAPTPVTARMENHGHSMLKVAMATGQDLYARTGSMVAYEGFIQYEPNPPAVRQIASQWITGEGTPLMKCAGDGLLYLADYGADVVVINLNNDSLSVNGTNVLAFDGHLTWGVERVKGLAKFAGQGLWNVCISGTGWVAITSRGTPIVVDCGRGEDETYVDPDALVAWSPNLKVKGKRSFKASSLIGRGSGEAFQMAFSGQGIVVVQPSEDSTDRLRVRN; from the coding sequence ATGAATCAGCAACTCGCGGGCTACGCCCCGACCCCCGTCACGGCCCGGATGGAGAACCACGGCCATTCGATGCTGAAGGTCGCCATGGCCACCGGCCAGGACCTGTACGCGCGCACCGGCTCGATGGTGGCGTACGAGGGCTTCATCCAGTACGAGCCCAACCCGCCCGCCGTCCGCCAGATCGCCTCGCAGTGGATCACCGGCGAGGGCACGCCCCTGATGAAGTGCGCCGGCGACGGACTGCTCTACCTCGCCGACTACGGCGCGGATGTGGTCGTCATCAATCTCAACAACGACTCCCTCTCGGTCAACGGCACCAATGTCCTCGCCTTCGACGGCCATCTCACCTGGGGCGTCGAACGGGTCAAGGGGCTGGCCAAGTTCGCCGGCCAGGGGCTGTGGAACGTCTGCATCTCCGGCACCGGCTGGGTCGCCATCACCTCCCGCGGCACGCCGATCGTCGTCGACTGCGGGCGTGGCGAGGACGAGACGTACGTCGACCCGGACGCCCTGGTGGCGTGGTCCCCGAACCTGAAGGTGAAGGGCAAGCGCAGCTTCAAGGCCTCCTCTCTCATAGGGCGGGGCAGCGGAGAGGCGTTCCAGATGGCCTTCTCCGGCCAGGGGATCGTCGTCGTCCAGCCGAGCGAGGACAGTACCGACCGCCTGCGGGTCCGGAACTGA
- a CDS encoding TerD family protein — translation MAREFQRGHKAKISDLTPGTDLYVGVQIAGPGLTFDISCFGLDANEQLSDDRYFIFFNQPKSPEESIQLLGAQAGDTESFRVTLDRIPASIHKLSFTATLDGAGQMAQVGPGYIRIVAGGEEVVRYSFTGSEFTTERAVMLGDFYLKDVWRFAAVGQGFDGGLDALLKNFGGEVAEEAPAAPEPQSAVPSFAPPAQASAPAPSFGAPAAPQVPQPAPSFGGPAASAPVPTPQQQMHAAPTIVAPLAPQGGVVPPPPPPPPAPAPYGQPGQPPQQPQFGQVPGQPPAPYGQQAPGPYGQPAPAPYGQQPPGMPQGVPQGAPQTGAGLLAALQPYKETATGQRWTAQNQQLMRVDLTNGGGGVLARQGSMVMYQGKVDFGYKGAGFAGRIVGNATGQEMQLMRCTGRGQVFLAEDGSHLHAVELQGDGICVSAENVLAFDESLQHEVRRIEGHGIPGGALFTMQFQGTGTVVVKTHGVPVVLPVTPTTFADCNAVVAWSSASQVIVSSQVRLRRNAYPGHSGETVNLQFRGAPGNFIVVQPYEV, via the coding sequence ATGGCCAGGGAATTCCAACGCGGCCACAAGGCCAAGATCAGCGATCTCACGCCGGGGACGGACCTGTACGTAGGTGTGCAGATCGCCGGCCCGGGACTGACCTTTGACATCAGCTGCTTCGGCCTCGATGCCAATGAGCAGCTCTCCGACGACCGGTATTTCATCTTCTTCAATCAGCCGAAATCGCCCGAGGAGTCCATTCAGCTCCTCGGCGCCCAGGCCGGTGACACCGAGTCGTTCCGCGTGACTCTGGACCGCATTCCGGCGAGCATCCACAAGCTGTCGTTCACCGCCACGCTGGACGGCGCCGGACAGATGGCACAGGTCGGCCCCGGATACATCCGGATCGTCGCGGGTGGCGAAGAAGTCGTCAGGTACTCCTTCACCGGCTCGGAGTTCACCACCGAACGCGCGGTGATGCTGGGTGACTTCTACCTCAAGGACGTCTGGCGGTTCGCCGCCGTCGGCCAGGGCTTCGACGGCGGCCTCGACGCGCTGCTGAAGAACTTCGGAGGCGAGGTCGCCGAGGAGGCGCCCGCCGCTCCGGAGCCGCAGTCCGCCGTCCCGTCGTTCGCCCCTCCCGCCCAGGCGTCGGCGCCCGCCCCGTCGTTCGGCGCCCCGGCCGCACCGCAGGTCCCGCAGCCCGCGCCGTCCTTCGGCGGACCGGCAGCGTCCGCGCCGGTGCCCACTCCGCAGCAGCAGATGCATGCCGCGCCCACCATCGTGGCGCCGTTGGCCCCGCAGGGCGGCGTCGTGCCCCCGCCGCCCCCGCCGCCGCCCGCACCCGCTCCGTACGGCCAGCCGGGGCAGCCGCCCCAGCAGCCGCAGTTCGGGCAGGTCCCGGGACAGCCGCCCGCACCCTACGGGCAGCAGGCTCCCGGCCCGTACGGACAGCCGGCTCCCGCCCCGTACGGACAGCAGCCCCCCGGCATGCCGCAGGGTGTGCCGCAAGGGGCGCCGCAGACCGGGGCAGGTCTCCTGGCCGCGCTCCAGCCGTACAAGGAGACGGCCACCGGCCAGCGCTGGACCGCGCAGAACCAGCAGCTCATGCGTGTCGACCTCACCAACGGCGGCGGGGGAGTGCTGGCCAGGCAGGGCAGCATGGTGATGTACCAGGGCAAGGTCGACTTCGGCTACAAGGGCGCAGGTTTCGCCGGCCGGATCGTCGGCAACGCCACGGGGCAGGAAATGCAGCTGATGCGCTGTACCGGCCGGGGGCAGGTCTTCCTCGCCGAGGACGGCTCCCATCTGCACGCCGTCGAGCTCCAGGGCGACGGCATCTGCGTCTCCGCGGAGAACGTCCTCGCCTTCGACGAGTCGCTGCAGCACGAGGTCCGCAGGATCGAGGGCCACGGCATCCCCGGAGGCGCCCTGTTCACCATGCAGTTCCAGGGCACCGGCACCGTCGTCGTCAAGACCCACGGTGTGCCGGTCGTCCTGCCGGTCACCCCGACCACCTTCGCCGACTGCAACGCCGTGGTGGCGTGGTCGTCGGCGTCCCAGGTGATCGTCTCCAGCCAGGTCCGGCTGCGCCGCAACGCCTACCCCGGACACAGCGGAGAGACCGTGAACCTCCAGTTCCGGGGCGCACCCGGCAACTTCATCGTCGTCCAGCCCTACGAGGTCTGA
- a CDS encoding M48 metallopeptidase family protein has translation MPADPPPGFAGETPAHSAGIHQRSAADRPPRGSATSAVEVRRSSRRSRTVSAYREGDRTIVLIPARMSEAEEQRWVSVMLDKLAAQESRRILGDSELAERAERLSAQYLQGRARPVSVRWVTNQNTRWGSCTPAEGSIRLSHRLQGMPEYVVDYVLVHELAHLLVPGHGPRFWRLLDAYPRTERARGYLEGVVAADRLPHLPAARGE, from the coding sequence GTGCCCGCCGACCCGCCACCCGGTTTCGCCGGGGAGACCCCCGCGCACAGCGCCGGAATTCATCAGCGCAGCGCGGCAGACCGCCCGCCCCGCGGCTCGGCGACGAGCGCGGTCGAGGTCCGCAGGAGCTCCCGCCGCAGCAGAACGGTCTCCGCGTACCGGGAGGGTGACCGCACGATTGTGCTGATTCCCGCCCGGATGTCGGAGGCCGAGGAGCAGCGCTGGGTGAGTGTGATGCTCGACAAGCTGGCCGCCCAGGAGAGCAGACGCATTCTCGGCGACAGCGAACTCGCCGAGCGGGCGGAGCGATTGTCCGCGCAGTATCTCCAGGGCAGGGCCAGACCCGTCTCGGTGCGGTGGGTGACCAATCAGAACACCCGGTGGGGTTCCTGCACCCCCGCCGAGGGCAGCATCCGCCTGTCGCACCGGCTGCAGGGCATGCCGGAGTACGTCGTCGACTACGTGCTCGTCCACGAGCTGGCCCATCTCCTGGTGCCCGGACACGGTCCGCGGTTCTGGCGGCTCCTGGACGCCTACCCCCGTACGGAGCGGGCCCGCGGCTATCTCGAAGGGGTGGTGGCGGCCGACCGGCTGCCGCACCTGCCCGCCGCCCGCGGCGAGTGA
- a CDS encoding ThiF family adenylyltransferase encodes MHPMLKPALRRAWRGRGTVQFGVTPAHAVKVGPMDIATGCFLGLLDGTRGMPLLREEARALDLTEHQVDTLVARLLDAGLIDDVRAGGPEADALRNRAEVMERHRPDLASLSVVHPEPGGGMRRLAARRSMRVQVRGAGRVGAAIAAVLSGSGVGYVEVLDGGCAEQCDVSPGGLPPSAAGERRDTAARQLVRRSAPGPAPRAAQSSGRPASGEPGLSLIVVAPRESLSAYVPDPGTAEPWIASGTPHLYAGVIEATGFVGPLVLPGGTACAGCLDLHRRDRDPQWPRMLAQWQSGRRTAVQACDLGLATAVAGLAAAHALAFLDGELPACTGARWEAALPLLDWRSEQIRAHLDCSCGAGGHTEGVRTSGAGTAHDTMAG; translated from the coding sequence GTGCATCCGATGTTGAAGCCCGCACTGCGCCGCGCATGGCGCGGCCGCGGCACCGTCCAATTCGGCGTGACGCCCGCACATGCGGTGAAGGTCGGCCCGATGGATATCGCGACAGGCTGTTTCCTGGGGCTCCTCGACGGAACACGCGGGATGCCGCTGTTGCGCGAAGAGGCCAGGGCGCTGGATCTCACCGAACACCAAGTGGACACACTCGTCGCGCGGTTGCTGGACGCGGGGCTCATCGACGATGTGCGGGCCGGCGGACCGGAAGCCGATGCGCTACGGAACCGGGCGGAAGTCATGGAGCGTCACCGGCCGGACCTGGCGTCTCTCTCCGTCGTGCATCCCGAGCCAGGCGGCGGGATGCGCCGGCTGGCCGCCCGCCGCTCCATGCGCGTCCAGGTACGGGGAGCCGGCCGGGTGGGTGCGGCCATCGCCGCGGTGCTGTCCGGATCCGGGGTGGGGTACGTCGAGGTTCTGGACGGCGGATGCGCCGAGCAGTGCGACGTCTCGCCCGGGGGCCTGCCGCCCTCGGCGGCCGGAGAGCGCCGGGACACCGCGGCCCGGCAACTGGTCCGGCGCTCGGCCCCCGGTCCGGCACCTCGGGCGGCACAGTCGTCGGGCCGGCCCGCGAGCGGCGAGCCCGGCCTGTCCCTGATCGTGGTCGCCCCTCGCGAGAGCCTGTCCGCCTACGTCCCCGATCCGGGCACCGCCGAGCCGTGGATCGCCTCCGGCACACCCCATCTCTACGCCGGGGTGATCGAGGCCACCGGATTCGTCGGGCCCCTGGTGCTGCCCGGAGGCACGGCGTGCGCGGGTTGCCTGGATCTGCACCGGCGGGACCGGGACCCTCAGTGGCCACGGATGCTGGCGCAGTGGCAGTCCGGGCGGCGCACCGCCGTGCAGGCCTGTGACCTGGGCCTGGCGACCGCGGTCGCGGGTCTGGCGGCCGCACACGCGCTGGCCTTCCTCGACGGAGAACTGCCCGCCTGCACCGGGGCCCGATGGGAGGCCGCGCTGCCGCTGTTGGACTGGCGGTCGGAGCAGATCCGGGCGCACCTCGACTGTTCCTGTGGAGCGGGTGGGCACACTGAAGGGGTGCGCACCTCCGGGGCCGGCACGGCGCACGACACAATGGCCGGGTAG